The following are encoded together in the Methylorubrum sp. B1-46 genome:
- the flgA gene encoding flagellar basal body P-ring formation chaperone FlgA — translation MHALKPLRRSAPPAVTPLSRGVIGRTVVALAAFMAMTLFALPLMAAGNPLRLRGDVTARGDTLSLGDLVEGAPAELAARPLFRAPALGAIGTIQARRIIESVAALGLTGIETGGRVQVTVQRAARRVGPPEIEAALKRALETGYGLDAKALSVRLDGDAPVLLAPLDLDGQAAAVDVTFDPRSRRVAGLIVLGERQASLRVAGVAVETREVAVLTRSLHRGEAIASADLSLERRPRDAVPTDVQGAPNLVAGQVAQRSLSAGAVLRSGDVAPPDLVARGESVAIVFETPGVSLSMRGVANESGRLGASVSVTNGASKKVLQAVVIGPGRVSVGPVPQPQPVLQASAAP, via the coding sequence ATGCACGCGCTCAAGCCGCTCCGCCGCTCCGCCCCTCCGGCTGTCACCCCCCTGTCCCGCGGCGTGATCGGCCGGACCGTCGTCGCGCTGGCCGCCTTCATGGCGATGACTCTGTTCGCCCTGCCGCTGATGGCCGCCGGCAACCCGCTGCGCCTGCGCGGGGACGTGACCGCGCGAGGCGACACGCTGAGCCTCGGCGACCTCGTCGAGGGCGCGCCGGCCGAGCTGGCTGCGCGCCCGCTGTTCCGCGCCCCCGCCCTCGGAGCCATCGGCACGATCCAGGCCCGCCGCATCATCGAATCGGTCGCGGCCCTCGGCCTTACCGGGATCGAGACGGGCGGCCGGGTGCAGGTCACCGTGCAGCGCGCCGCCCGCCGGGTCGGACCGCCGGAGATCGAGGCGGCGCTGAAGCGCGCGCTTGAGACCGGCTACGGCCTCGACGCCAAGGCGCTGTCCGTGCGGCTCGACGGCGACGCGCCGGTTCTGCTCGCGCCGCTCGACCTCGACGGGCAGGCGGCGGCGGTCGATGTCACCTTCGATCCCCGCTCCCGCCGGGTCGCCGGCCTCATCGTGCTCGGCGAGCGGCAGGCTTCGCTCCGGGTCGCGGGCGTTGCGGTCGAGACCCGCGAGGTGGCGGTGCTGACCCGCAGCCTCCATCGCGGCGAGGCGATCGCCAGCGCCGACCTCAGCCTCGAACGCCGCCCGCGCGATGCCGTGCCCACCGACGTGCAGGGCGCGCCGAACCTGGTCGCCGGCCAGGTGGCGCAGCGTTCCTTGAGCGCCGGCGCGGTCCTGCGCTCGGGCGACGTGGCGCCGCCCGATCTCGTCGCCCGCGGCGAGAGCGTGGCCATCGTGTTCGAGACGCCCGGCGTGTCGCTGTCGATGCGCGGCGTCGCCAACGAGAGCGGCCGGCTCGGCGCCAGCGTCTCGGTGACGAACGGCGCCTCGAAGAAGGTGCTCCAGGCCGTGGTGATCGGCCCCGGCCGCGTCTCGGTCGGTCCCGTCCCCCAGCCTCAGCCCGTGCTCCAGGCCAGCGCCGCCCCGTAG
- the flgG gene encoding flagellar basal-body rod protein FlgG: MRALYAAATGMAAQELNVQVISNNIANLRTTGYKRQQVHFQDLLYQNLRRSGSSTSDQNTLLPAGLALGSGVKTTSTARAMNQGPLAQTEKDYDVAIRGEGLFRVRLPDGRTAYSRDGSFDLDAQGQMVTRDGYLLDPGVTVPNTATSVTISATGAVQATLPGQTAPQALGQFQLARFVNKVGLESIGDNLFVETAASGPAITGLPGSEGFGNLQQRYLEEANVNAVTEISSLIAAQRAYEMNSKVVTAADQMLSTTSQMFRG; this comes from the coding sequence ATGCGCGCCCTCTACGCCGCCGCCACGGGCATGGCGGCCCAGGAACTCAACGTCCAGGTCATCTCGAACAACATCGCGAACCTGCGCACCACCGGCTACAAGCGCCAGCAGGTGCATTTCCAGGATCTGCTCTACCAGAACCTGCGCCGCTCCGGTTCTTCGACCTCGGACCAGAACACGCTCCTGCCGGCCGGGCTGGCGCTGGGCTCGGGTGTGAAGACCACCTCGACCGCCCGCGCAATGAACCAGGGGCCGCTGGCCCAGACCGAGAAGGACTACGACGTCGCCATCCGCGGCGAGGGCCTCTTCCGCGTCCGCCTACCCGACGGGCGCACCGCCTACAGCCGCGACGGCTCGTTCGATCTCGACGCGCAAGGGCAGATGGTCACCCGCGACGGCTACCTGCTCGATCCCGGCGTAACGGTGCCCAACACCGCGACCTCGGTCACGATCTCGGCCACCGGCGCGGTGCAGGCGACCCTGCCGGGCCAGACCGCGCCGCAGGCGCTCGGCCAGTTCCAGCTCGCCCGCTTCGTCAACAAGGTCGGCCTCGAATCGATCGGCGACAACCTGTTCGTCGAGACCGCGGCCTCGGGTCCCGCCATCACCGGACTGCCGGGCTCGGAAGGCTTCGGCAACCTGCAGCAGCGCTACCTCGAAGAGGCCAATGTCAACGCGGTCACCGAGATCTCGTCGCTGATCGCGGCGCAGCGCGCCTACGAGATGAACTCGAAGGTCGTCACCGCCGCCGACCAGATGCTCTCCACCACCTCGCAAATGTTCCGCGGCTGA
- the flgF gene encoding flagellar basal-body rod protein FlgF, with amino-acid sequence MQNALFVGVSAQAALARELDVIANNMANVSTTGFKARSARFQEYLMPVASADSFQRADRRLSYVIDQGTPLDLTQGPVEPDGNPMHVALRGDAFLAVQTPQGVRYTRNGAFELDATGNLVTSDGYAVQGDGGPITIGQQETGLAIAPDGTVSTNLGIRGRLRLVTFANAQALKSEGANLFSSEAPARPAGPGAHLEPGALERSNVKPVVEMTRLMDVNRTYTMVSSIISRLDDLRGTAIRRLADVA; translated from the coding sequence ATGCAGAACGCGCTCTTCGTCGGAGTCTCCGCCCAGGCCGCGCTCGCTCGCGAACTCGACGTCATCGCCAACAACATGGCCAACGTCTCGACCACCGGCTTCAAAGCGCGCTCCGCTCGTTTCCAGGAATACCTGATGCCGGTGGCCTCCGCCGACAGCTTCCAGCGCGCCGACCGGCGCCTCTCCTACGTGATCGACCAGGGCACGCCGCTCGACCTCACGCAGGGACCGGTGGAGCCCGACGGCAACCCGATGCACGTGGCCCTGCGCGGCGATGCCTTCCTCGCGGTCCAGACGCCGCAAGGGGTGCGCTACACCCGCAACGGCGCGTTCGAACTCGACGCCACCGGCAACCTCGTGACCTCGGATGGCTACGCGGTGCAGGGCGATGGCGGCCCAATCACCATTGGCCAGCAGGAGACGGGGCTCGCGATCGCTCCCGACGGCACGGTCTCGACCAATCTCGGCATCCGCGGCCGGTTGCGCCTCGTCACCTTCGCCAACGCCCAGGCGCTGAAGTCGGAAGGCGCCAACCTGTTCTCGTCCGAGGCGCCGGCCCGGCCCGCCGGCCCCGGCGCGCATCTGGAGCCCGGCGCGCTGGAGCGCTCCAACGTGAAGCCGGTGGTCGAGATGACCCGGCTGATGGACGTGAACCGCACCTACACGATGGTGTCGAGCATCATCTCGCGCCTCGATGACCTGCGCGGCACGGCGATCCGCCGTCTCGCCGACGTCGCCTGA
- the fliL gene encoding flagellar basal body-associated protein FliL, whose protein sequence is MAKKPKKAPAAEGEEGVEEAPKSKKKLIIIAAAVLLLGGGGGGFFFMKSRAAHANAHGEHAAEKVDPKAQAVFLDMRDMMVNLSPDPGATKANVLKLRVALELKDAKVEATVKPLMPRVEDAFQTYLREIRASDLAGSTGLYRLREELLRRVNIALHPAKAEAVLFKDVIVQ, encoded by the coding sequence ATGGCAAAGAAGCCGAAGAAGGCGCCCGCGGCCGAGGGCGAGGAGGGCGTTGAGGAAGCGCCGAAGTCCAAGAAGAAGCTCATCATCATCGCCGCCGCGGTGCTGCTCCTCGGCGGCGGCGGAGGTGGGTTCTTTTTCATGAAGAGCCGGGCGGCCCATGCCAACGCCCACGGCGAACACGCGGCCGAGAAGGTCGATCCCAAGGCGCAGGCCGTGTTCCTCGACATGCGCGACATGATGGTCAACCTCAGCCCCGATCCCGGCGCGACCAAGGCCAACGTGCTCAAGCTGCGCGTCGCCCTGGAACTCAAGGACGCCAAGGTCGAGGCGACGGTGAAGCCGCTGATGCCGCGGGTGGAGGACGCCTTCCAGACCTACCTGCGCGAGATCCGGGCCAGCGATCTGGCCGGCTCCACCGGCCTCTATCGCCTGCGCGAGGAGCTGCTGCGGCGGGTCAACATCGCCCTGCATCCGGCCAAGGCCGAGGCGGTGCTGTTCAAGGACGTGATCGTCCAGTGA
- the fliM gene encoding flagellar motor switch protein FliM produces MTGPEDELDDDWAAAFAEQGEGGGGDASLAEEWGAALAEQGTTKSAGDVAAEWATMIEDGETENLPELAGNDRILNQDEIDGVLGFSLRELSASGAGGVRAIVDSGVVQYERLPMLEIVFDRMIRLLSTSLRNFFQDNVEVTLDNITSVRFGDYLNAIPLPTLLGVFKADAWEGSGLVTVEQTLAYSTMDLLLGGKRGGSSSRLDGRPFTTIEMSLVRRLVEIILTDLELSFQPLSPVRFGIDRIETNPRFATITRPGNAAILITLKLDMDGRGGGMQILFPYATIEPIRDLLMQSFMGERLGRDQVWESHLATEIWQADVEMEAVLHEVTLPLKRVLNLKVGDTLMFDRKPTDLITVRCGDWALTQGRIGRIDDAIAVQVARPLRQSRTTLQAYEISMQNRNDG; encoded by the coding sequence ATGACCGGCCCCGAGGACGAGCTGGACGACGATTGGGCGGCCGCCTTTGCCGAGCAGGGCGAAGGCGGCGGCGGCGACGCGTCGCTGGCCGAGGAATGGGGCGCGGCGCTCGCCGAGCAGGGCACGACCAAGAGCGCGGGCGACGTCGCCGCCGAGTGGGCGACGATGATCGAGGACGGGGAGACCGAGAATCTCCCCGAACTCGCCGGCAACGACCGCATCCTGAACCAGGACGAGATCGACGGCGTCCTCGGCTTCTCGCTGCGCGAACTCTCCGCCTCCGGCGCGGGGGGTGTGCGTGCCATCGTCGATTCGGGCGTCGTCCAGTACGAACGCCTGCCGATGCTGGAAATCGTCTTCGACCGGATGATCCGGTTGCTGTCGACCAGCCTTCGCAACTTCTTCCAGGACAACGTCGAGGTGACCCTCGACAACATCACCTCGGTCCGCTTCGGCGACTATCTCAACGCGATCCCGCTGCCGACCCTGCTCGGTGTGTTCAAGGCGGATGCGTGGGAGGGCTCGGGCCTCGTCACCGTCGAGCAGACGCTGGCCTACTCGACCATGGATCTCCTGCTCGGGGGCAAGCGCGGCGGCTCGTCGAGCCGGCTCGACGGGCGGCCCTTCACCACGATCGAGATGAGCCTCGTGCGCCGCCTCGTCGAGATCATCCTCACCGACCTCGAACTCTCGTTCCAGCCGCTCTCGCCGGTGCGGTTCGGCATCGACCGCATCGAGACCAACCCGCGCTTCGCCACCATCACCCGGCCCGGCAACGCCGCGATCCTGATCACGCTGAAGCTCGACATGGACGGGCGCGGCGGCGGGATGCAGATCCTGTTCCCCTACGCGACGATCGAGCCGATCCGCGACCTGCTCATGCAGAGCTTCATGGGCGAGCGGCTCGGGCGCGATCAGGTCTGGGAGAGTCACCTCGCCACCGAGATCTGGCAGGCGGACGTAGAGATGGAGGCGGTGCTGCACGAGGTGACGCTGCCCCTGAAGCGCGTGCTCAACCTCAAGGTCGGCGACACGCTGATGTTCGACCGCAAGCCGACCGACCTCATCACCGTGCGCTGCGGCGACTGGGCGCTGACGCAGGGGCGGATCGGCCGGATCGACGATGCCATCGCAGTGCAGGTCGCCCGCCCCCTGCGGCAGTCGCGCACGACGCTGCAGGCCTACGAAATCTCGATGCAGAACCGAAACGACGGCTGA
- a CDS encoding DUF6468 domain-containing protein — translation MMTFFVSMAADVLVAVLLVATIVSSVRLSRRISRLKADEVALRSTIGDLVVASATAERAIAGLRATLDECDRTLTERLAGAERTSTDLAAHVQAGESVIARIAAIVGQARNAATAPAATPSTTAPQAGPRAVLVEAAPAGGNGERVGAALAAAQALSERALDRLRARAA, via the coding sequence ATGATGACCTTCTTCGTCTCGATGGCCGCCGACGTCCTCGTCGCCGTTCTGCTGGTGGCGACCATCGTCTCCTCGGTGAGGCTGTCGCGGCGCATCAGCCGGCTCAAGGCGGACGAGGTGGCCCTGCGCTCCACCATCGGCGACCTCGTGGTCGCGAGCGCCACCGCCGAGCGGGCGATCGCGGGCCTGCGCGCCACGCTGGACGAGTGCGACCGCACGCTCACCGAGCGCCTCGCCGGCGCCGAGCGCACCAGCACCGATCTGGCCGCGCATGTGCAGGCGGGTGAGAGCGTCATCGCCCGTATCGCGGCCATCGTCGGCCAGGCGCGCAACGCGGCCACCGCGCCAGCCGCCACGCCTTCGACCACTGCTCCCCAGGCCGGCCCGCGTGCCGTGCTGGTGGAAGCCGCCCCGGCCGGCGGCAACGGCGAGCGCGTCGGCGCGGCGCTCGCCGCCGCTCAGGCCCTGTCCGAGCGCGCCCTCGACCGTCTGCGGGCCAGAGCCGCATGA